The following coding sequences lie in one Pseudomonadota bacterium genomic window:
- a CDS encoding ABC transporter ATP-binding protein codes for MLDVNGIHTYYGLSHILFDVSLKVSEGEVVGLLGRNGAGKSTTIRSIMGLTPPKEGNIMFKGENITGEKPYLLFRKGIGYVPDDRRVFADLTVDDNLEIVHSRGNEWNKERVYELFPALKEIRTRRAGNLSGGEQQMLTIARALMGSPELLLLDEPTEGLAPLIVRDLEKQILKLRDAGISIFLSEQNIKSALKMISRVYVIDNGRIRFEGTVAELEANEEVKKKYLMV; via the coding sequence ATGCTTGATGTAAATGGAATACATACCTATTATGGATTGAGTCATATCTTATTCGATGTGTCCCTTAAGGTCTCTGAAGGTGAAGTGGTAGGTCTTCTCGGCAGAAACGGGGCAGGGAAAAGCACAACAATAAGAAGCATAATGGGATTAACTCCTCCAAAAGAAGGGAACATCATGTTCAAAGGGGAAAATATAACAGGAGAAAAACCTTACTTACTATTCAGGAAAGGTATAGGCTATGTTCCTGATGATAGAAGAGTTTTTGCAGACCTCACGGTAGATGATAATCTTGAGATTGTTCATAGCAGGGGAAATGAATGGAACAAGGAAAGAGTATATGAACTATTTCCTGCTCTCAAAGAGATAAGAACAAGAAGGGCTGGGAACTTAAGTGGCGGCGAACAACAGATGCTTACCATTGCAAGGGCACTCATGGGTAGTCCGGAGCTTCTCCTCCTCGATGAGCCTACTGAAGGGCTGGCACCATTAATCGTCCGCGACCTTGAAAAACAAATCCTAAAATTAAGGGATGCAGGGATCAGCATCTTTTTATCCGAACAAAATATAAAATCCGCCCTTAAGATGATAAGCAGGGTTTACGTTATTGACAATGGCAGGATTCGCTTTGAGGGCACAGTTGCAGAACTTGAAGCGAACGAAGAAGTCAAAAAGAAATATCTGATGGTATAA
- a CDS encoding ABC transporter ATP-binding protein, with product MLKVKSISKSFDGFKAVNNANLEVNKGEIVAVIGPNGAGKTTLFNLITGILKPDNGKVFFKNEDITGFPPYDICRKRISRSFQVVNVFQRLSIFENVQVSILSREKKTWNLFTAATKMVIEETNEILKNVGLIDKRNNISGALSHGDRKVLEIAIALGGNPEFLILDEPTAGMSPDETARCIDLIKQLREKMGLTILFCEHDMEIVFGIANRIMVMVRGATIIQDTCDEVRCNQAVQDAYLGGSDVCLM from the coding sequence GTGTTAAAAGTAAAATCGATTTCGAAGTCATTTGACGGGTTCAAAGCGGTAAATAATGCAAATCTTGAGGTGAATAAAGGCGAGATTGTGGCGGTAATCGGCCCTAACGGGGCAGGTAAAACCACACTATTTAATCTCATCACCGGGATTTTAAAACCTGATAATGGCAAAGTTTTTTTCAAGAACGAAGACATTACCGGTTTTCCTCCGTACGATATTTGCAGAAAGCGTATTTCCCGTTCTTTCCAGGTCGTCAATGTATTCCAGAGACTATCGATTTTTGAGAATGTCCAGGTTTCCATATTATCCCGTGAGAAAAAGACATGGAATCTTTTTACCGCTGCGACGAAAATGGTGATTGAAGAGACAAATGAGATACTTAAAAATGTTGGCCTTATAGACAAACGGAATAACATAAGCGGTGCCCTTTCCCATGGTGACAGGAAAGTGCTTGAGATTGCTATTGCCCTGGGAGGAAATCCTGAGTTTTTAATCCTTGACGAACCAACTGCCGGTATGTCTCCAGATGAGACAGCCCGCTGTATTGACCTTATCAAACAACTCAGAGAAAAGATGGGGCTCACCATTCTGTTCTGCGAGCACGACATGGAAATTGTTTTTGGAATCGCAAACAGGATTATGGTTATGGTCCGGGGCGCCACGATTATTCAAGACACCTGTGATGAAGTAAGGTGCAATCAGGCAGTGCAGGATGCTTACCTCGGCGGGAGTGATGTATGCTTGATGTAA